A genomic region of Streptosporangium lutulentum contains the following coding sequences:
- the ptsP gene encoding phosphoenolpyruvate--protein phosphotransferase has translation MNTLTGVGVSPGIGFGPAYVLAVHADPVPAPGARHGGDAGAERDRATRALEQVAADLEERGIRAGGEAREILNAQAMMARDPGLAVEVAVLIDDAGVTAARAVYEAFGGYREMLAGAGGYLGARVADLDDVRDRAVAVLEGLRMPGVPDHAERPYVLVARDLAPADTATLSADVVAAFVTEQGGPTSHTAILARAMGVPAVVACPGALSIEQGAPVLVDGSSGLVRLAPSDDEVAETTNAAAARKAVLAAATGPGTTSDGHAVPLLANIGGPRDVAAALEHGAEGIGLYRTEFLFLDRATAPSGQEQESAYLEVLNAFPGGRVVVRTLDAGADKPLAFLPPRGEEANPALGERGSRLFRTNPEIMNEQLGALARAAARSSAKLQVMAPMVATAEEAAWFVAACGDAGLPSAGVMIEIPSAALRASDLAAEADFFSIGTNDLAQYTFAADRRLGALTMLQDAWQPALLDLIALAAAGAAGRGKPCGVCGEAAGDPALACVLVGLGVTSLSMAAPALPAVRAALSRHALDQCLLAAQAARAAVSPQEARAAARSHLPGLAGLAL, from the coding sequence GTGAACACGCTTACGGGGGTAGGCGTGAGCCCGGGGATCGGGTTCGGCCCCGCTTACGTCCTCGCCGTCCACGCCGATCCCGTGCCCGCGCCCGGCGCCCGCCACGGCGGGGACGCCGGGGCGGAACGGGACAGGGCGACGCGGGCGCTGGAGCAGGTCGCCGCCGACCTGGAGGAACGGGGGATCCGGGCGGGCGGCGAGGCTCGGGAGATCCTGAACGCCCAGGCCATGATGGCGCGCGACCCAGGCCTGGCCGTCGAGGTGGCCGTGCTGATCGACGACGCGGGCGTCACCGCCGCCCGCGCGGTCTACGAGGCGTTCGGTGGATATCGGGAGATGCTCGCCGGGGCCGGGGGGTACCTCGGCGCGCGCGTCGCCGACCTGGACGACGTCAGGGACCGTGCCGTCGCGGTGCTCGAAGGCCTGCGGATGCCGGGCGTGCCCGACCACGCCGAGCGGCCGTACGTTCTCGTCGCCCGCGACCTGGCGCCCGCCGACACCGCGACGCTGTCGGCGGACGTGGTGGCGGCCTTCGTCACCGAGCAGGGCGGGCCGACCAGCCATACCGCGATCCTCGCTCGTGCGATGGGCGTGCCGGCCGTCGTGGCCTGCCCGGGGGCCCTCTCGATCGAGCAGGGCGCGCCGGTGCTGGTGGACGGGTCCTCAGGTCTCGTACGGCTCGCGCCGTCCGATGACGAGGTGGCCGAGACGACGAACGCCGCCGCGGCGAGGAAGGCCGTGCTGGCCGCCGCCACCGGCCCGGGGACGACCTCCGACGGGCACGCGGTGCCGCTGCTGGCCAACATCGGCGGGCCGCGCGACGTGGCCGCCGCGCTCGAACACGGCGCGGAGGGGATCGGGCTCTACCGGACCGAGTTCCTCTTCCTCGACCGGGCCACGGCACCCTCGGGACAGGAGCAGGAGAGCGCCTACCTGGAGGTGCTGAACGCCTTCCCCGGCGGCCGGGTGGTCGTGCGGACCCTCGACGCGGGAGCGGACAAGCCACTCGCCTTCCTGCCGCCGCGGGGGGAGGAGGCGAACCCCGCCCTGGGCGAACGCGGATCACGACTTTTCAGGACAAATCCTGAAATCATGAATGAGCAGCTCGGTGCCCTGGCCAGGGCCGCGGCGCGGTCGTCGGCCAAGCTCCAGGTGATGGCGCCGATGGTGGCCACCGCCGAGGAGGCCGCCTGGTTCGTGGCCGCCTGCGGTGACGCGGGGCTGCCGTCGGCGGGCGTGATGATCGAGATCCCGTCGGCCGCCCTGCGCGCCTCCGACCTGGCCGCCGAAGCGGACTTCTTCTCCATCGGCACCAACGACCTGGCCCAGTACACCTTCGCCGCCGACCGCCGGCTGGGAGCGCTGACCATGCTGCAGGACGCCTGGCAGCCGGCCCTGCTCGACCTGATCGCGCTGGCCGCGGCGGGGGCCGCCGGGCGCGGCAAGCCCTGCGGGGTGTGCGGCGAGGCCGCGGGCGACCCGGCCCTCGCCTGCGTGCTGGTCGGGCTCGGCGTCACCTCGCTGTCGATGGCCGCTCCCGCGCTGCCCGCCGTACGGGCCGCGCTGTCGCGCCACGCCCTGGATCAGTGTCTGCTCGCCGCGCAGGCCGCGCGGGCCGCGGTCTCCCCGCAGGAGGCGCGCGCCGCGGCCCGTTCCCACCTGCCCGGTCTGGCGGGTCTGGCGCTCTGA
- a CDS encoding HPr family phosphocarrier protein — MAERQVIVKAEVGLHARPAATFVQAAAKAALDVTIAKGSGQPVNAKSILAVLALDVREGDSVVIRAEGEGADDLLDQLADIASAP, encoded by the coding sequence GTGGCCGAGCGCCAAGTCATCGTCAAGGCCGAGGTCGGTCTGCACGCCCGTCCCGCCGCGACATTCGTGCAGGCCGCGGCCAAGGCGGCGCTGGACGTCACCATCGCGAAGGGCAGCGGTCAGCCGGTGAACGCCAAGAGCATTCTCGCGGTCCTGGCGCTCGACGTCAGGGAGGGCGACAGCGTGGTGATCAGGGCCGAGGGTGAGGGGGCCGACGACCTCTTGGATCAACTCGCCGACATAGCGTCCGCGCCGTGA
- a CDS encoding HAD family hydrolase has protein sequence MKAALFDLDGTLINSERRSLAMWAMLLDSHGVEHDDIVLRGFMGRRGRDVLTERAHLFPGKRVADLIAEVFSFHDRPGLPDVVPVPGAADLVRKVSAYGSPIAVVTSASRDWAEERLTQVGIRDLIRTIVSAEDVVVGKPDPEGFLLAAARFLIEPAHCVVFEDSIAGITAAKAAGMACVGVATTHAGTELTEADLVVADLTGVEWPLPNTQ, from the coding sequence ATGAAGGCGGCGCTCTTCGATCTCGACGGAACGCTCATCAACAGTGAGCGGCGGAGTCTGGCGATGTGGGCGATGCTGCTCGACAGTCACGGGGTCGAGCACGACGACATCGTGCTGCGCGGTTTCATGGGACGGCGCGGGCGGGACGTCCTGACCGAGAGGGCGCACCTCTTCCCCGGAAAGCGGGTCGCCGATCTGATCGCCGAGGTCTTCTCCTTCCATGACCGTCCCGGCCTGCCCGACGTCGTGCCGGTGCCGGGCGCCGCGGATCTGGTCCGCAAGGTCTCCGCGTACGGCTCGCCGATCGCGGTCGTCACCTCCGCCTCCCGGGACTGGGCGGAGGAACGGCTCACCCAGGTCGGGATCCGGGATCTGATCAGGACGATCGTGTCCGCCGAGGACGTGGTCGTGGGGAAGCCGGACCCGGAGGGCTTCCTGCTGGCCGCGGCCCGTTTCCTGATTGAGCCGGCACATTGTGTAGTTTTTGAGGACTCAATCGCCGGTATCACGGCGGCCAAGGCGGCAGGTATGGCGTGCGTGGGCGTGGCGACAACACACGCGGGCACCGAACTGACCGAGGCCGATCTCGTGGTCGCGGACCTGACAGGGGTCGAGTGGCCCCTGCCGAACACCCAATGA
- a CDS encoding PTS sugar transporter subunit IIA: MTTVLAPVAGAAMELRSVPDPVFSEGLVGPGMAIEPDRGPGRAISPITGTIVKLHPHAFVVVGDDGRGVLVHLGIDTVQLKGEGFELLAAEGDRVRAGQPVVAWDPAVIEAGGRSPVCPVVALDAVAGTVVGVAEGVVKAGDELFEWA, encoded by the coding sequence ATGACCACAGTTCTGGCTCCGGTGGCGGGGGCGGCCATGGAGCTCAGGTCGGTGCCCGACCCGGTGTTCTCGGAAGGTCTGGTCGGGCCCGGGATGGCGATCGAACCGGACAGGGGGCCGGGCCGGGCGATCTCCCCCATCACGGGCACGATCGTCAAGCTGCATCCGCACGCGTTCGTCGTCGTCGGCGATGACGGCCGGGGGGTCCTCGTCCATCTGGGTATCGACACGGTGCAGCTCAAGGGCGAGGGCTTCGAACTGCTCGCGGCCGAGGGGGACCGGGTGCGCGCGGGCCAGCCCGTGGTGGCCTGGGATCCCGCCGTGATCGAGGCGGGCGGGCGTTCGCCGGTCTGCCCGGTCGTGGCGCTGGACGCGGTCGCGGGAACGGTGGTCGGGGTGGCCGAGGGCGTGGTGAAGGCGGGGGACGAACTCTTCGAGTGGGCGTGA
- a CDS encoding PTS glucose/sucrose transporter subunit IIB, giving the protein MAADADALIAGLGGAKNIIEIEPCITRLRTEVRDASKVDQTALKAAGAHGVMAAGNVVQVVVGPEADTIASDIEDIIGIR; this is encoded by the coding sequence ATGGCGGCTGACGCTGACGCGCTCATCGCTGGACTCGGTGGTGCGAAGAACATCATCGAGATCGAACCGTGCATCACCCGGCTCCGCACCGAGGTTCGCGACGCCTCCAAGGTCGATCAGACGGCCCTCAAGGCGGCCGGGGCGCACGGTGTGATGGCCGCGGGCAACGTCGTCCAGGTGGTGGTCGGCCCCGAGGCGGACACGATCGCCAGCGACATCGAGGACATCATCGGCATCCGCTGA
- a CDS encoding SIS domain-containing protein: MTTKMRSEIAEQPAALRATLDALLPRVGEVERLAGQTRQLLFIARGTSDNAAVYGRYLAEAHTGRLSTLAAPSIATTYRRRLDLDGVLAVALSQSGKTEEIVETLAWAKDCGARTVAITNGGEQSPLAQVADLALCTLAGEEKAVPATKTYTTQLAALAVLGLGLGADVDADDLQRVPDAVEKLIANPGDLDAIVEGLADKPGVVVSGRGLAFSTALEVALKLKEACYLHAMGLSYADLLHGPIAVVDEDTPAILVAAGEGPTLAGTVALAERVTGAGASAFTIGGGPALSGVSTAALNGPDLPEWVAPLGLIVPGQLLTEALARRLGIDPDAPRGLNKVTQTD; encoded by the coding sequence ATGACGACCAAGATGCGCAGCGAGATCGCCGAGCAGCCTGCTGCGTTGCGAGCCACGCTGGACGCCCTTCTTCCCAGGGTCGGGGAGGTGGAGCGGCTCGCGGGACAGACTCGCCAGTTGTTGTTCATCGCCCGTGGCACCTCCGACAACGCCGCAGTCTACGGCCGTTACCTGGCCGAGGCCCACACAGGCCGCCTGTCCACACTCGCCGCCCCGTCCATCGCCACGACGTACCGGCGCAGGCTGGACCTCGACGGAGTGCTGGCCGTCGCGCTCTCCCAGTCGGGCAAGACCGAGGAGATCGTCGAGACCCTCGCCTGGGCCAAGGACTGCGGAGCCAGGACCGTGGCGATCACGAACGGCGGGGAGCAGAGTCCTCTGGCCCAGGTCGCGGACCTCGCCCTGTGCACGCTCGCGGGGGAGGAGAAGGCCGTTCCGGCCACCAAGACCTACACGACCCAGCTCGCCGCCCTGGCCGTGCTCGGCCTCGGCCTGGGCGCGGACGTCGACGCCGACGACCTGCAGCGCGTGCCGGACGCCGTCGAGAAGCTGATCGCGAACCCCGGCGACCTGGACGCGATCGTCGAGGGACTGGCGGACAAGCCGGGCGTCGTGGTCTCCGGTCGTGGCCTGGCCTTCTCCACCGCGCTCGAAGTCGCGCTCAAGCTCAAGGAGGCGTGTTACCTGCACGCCATGGGCCTGTCGTACGCCGACCTGCTGCACGGCCCGATCGCCGTGGTCGACGAGGACACCCCGGCCATCCTGGTCGCGGCCGGTGAGGGCCCGACCCTGGCCGGCACCGTGGCGCTCGCCGAGCGGGTCACCGGCGCGGGCGCCTCCGCCTTCACCATCGGCGGCGGCCCGGCTCTCTCCGGGGTCTCCACCGCCGCGCTGAACGGTCCGGACCTCCCCGAGTGGGTCGCCCCGCTGGGCCTCATCGTCCCGGGGCAACTGCTGACCGAGGCCCTCGCGCGCAGGCTGGGCATCGACCCCGACGCGCCCCGAGGTCTCAACAAGGTGACGCAGACCGACTGA